The Oryzias latipes chromosome 16, ASM223467v1 genome includes a region encoding these proteins:
- the LOC111948955 gene encoding zinc finger MYM-type protein 1-like, protein MEKKRSKPSGAQFRKKRKEEEEKRDKEKGALLRYFGSSTTAQDETSTSLPAISSATVTVSPPQDELPSTSSATHVVPQLLPEQSFDSEAEDVVPSTSTQLETSEMPGDETPLTPTAEDQPLPTDPAKWPSPLTDRIRMELVRRGPSSIPPDFVFPRNDSDGRSCHHHYFRKTLVSGEKIARTWLMYSKVKNSLFCFCCKLFSNKNINLTTSGTANWKHASTYLTAHEKSPEHLNCMKAWKELSGRIRSGKTIDKQEMALLEEERVRWRAVLTRLIAIVQSLAVRNLALRGHTETLFTSSNGNFLKEVELMARFDPIMKDHLNRVLRGTASHNSYIGHHVQNELIDLLSSKILSAIVDDIKKAKYFSIILDCTLDISHTEQLSVIIRVVSLMEKPQIREHFMGFLEAEESTGQHLASMILNRLEELGISFEDCRGQSYDNGANMKGKNKGVQARLLEKNPRALFLPCGAHTLNLVVCDAAKRSVDAMSYFGVLQKLYTLFSASAQRWAILKSQVSITLKSWTETRWESKIKSIEPMRYQGAAVREALIEVRDKTKDPVIKAEAQSLSEEVGSYRFNICTVVWHDILSTIKHVSKLMQSPNMHVDLAVSLLKKTEQSLQSYRANGFVNAQMAAKEMCKEMNVEAILKQKRIRSTKCQFSYESHDEPFSDALKKLEVEFFNVVVDEALSAIAERFSTLEVVQNRFGVLTNFPSLGDEELTEQCEALGNILHFEKNWDLDSRELVQEIKNLPNLPSTTPSLLELISFMSDKDLSEIYPNFWTALRIALTLPVTVAQAERSFSKLKLIKSYLRSTMSQERLTNLAVVSINHSVGEQISYDDVIDEFASRKARKVRF, encoded by the exons atggagaaaaaaaggtcaaagccatctggtgcccaatttagaaagaaaagaaaagaagaagaggagaaaagagataaagaaaagg GGGCACTTCTAAGATATTTTGGATCGTCTACCACTGCTCAAGATGAGACATCTACCTCCCTGCCAGCTATCTCATCAGCCACAGTCACAGTCTCACCCCCTCAGGATGAGCTACCATCTACATCCTCTGCTACTCATGTAGTTCCACAGTTGTTACCTGAGCAAAGTTTTGATAGTGAGGCTGAAGACGTTGTTCCATCTACGTCTACCCAGCTTGAGACTTCAg AAATGCCTGGTGATGAAACCCCACTGACCCCGACTGCTGAGGACCAGCCTCTACCAACTGACCCTGCAAAGTGGCCCTCACCTCTGACTGACAGGATACGGATGGAGCTGGTTCGAAGAGGACCAAGTAGCATACCACCTGACTTTGTTTTCCCAAGAAATGACAGTGATGGGAGAAGTTGTCATCACCACTATTTCAGGAAGACACTAGTAAGTGGTGAAAAAATAGCAAGAACTTGGTTGATGTAttcaaaagtgaagaacagcctcttttgcttttgttgcaaattgttttccaacaaaaacattaatttaacaACTTCTGGTACAGCAAACTGGAAACATGCAAGCACATACCTCACAGCACACGAAAAAAGCCCAGAACACCTCAATTGTATGAAAGCATGGAAGGAACTGTCAGGGAGGATCAGAAGTGGGAAAACAATTGATAAGCAGGAGATGGCACTTCTGGAAGAGGAGCGGGTGAGATGGAGAGCAGTGCTAACCCGTCTCATTGCTATTGTGCAGTCACTGGCAGTTCGGAATTTGGCTCTAAGGGgacacacagaaacactgtTCACATCATCAAATGGGAATTTTTTGAAAGAGGTTGAACTGATGGCCAGGTTTGATCCCATAATGAAAGATCATCTTAACCGTGTATTAAGAGGAACAGCAAGTCACAACAGCTACATAGGCCATCATGTGCAGAATGAACTTATTGATTTGTTGAGCAGCAAAATCCTATCCGCTATAGTGGATGACATCAAAAaggcaaaatatttttcaataattCTGGACTGCACTCTGGATATAAGCCACACAGAACAGTTGTCAGTTATAATTAGAGTGGTGTCACTGATGGAGAAGCCTCAGATCAGGGAACATTTTATGGGGTTTTTGGAGGCAGAGGAGTCCACAGGCCAGCACTTGGCATCCATGATCTTAAACAGacttgaggagttaggaattTCTTTTGAAGACTGCAGAGGACAATCATATGATAATGGGGCAAATATGAAAGGCAAAAATAAGGGAGTACAAGCCAGGCTCTTAGAAAAGAATCCCCGTGCTCTGTTTTTGCCATGCGGTGCACACACATTGAATTTAGTTGTGTGTGATGCTGCTAAGAGATCTGTTGATGCTATGAGCTACTTTGGTGTCCTGCAAAAGCTTTACACTTTATTTTCAGCCTCTGCCCAACGATGGGCCATACTGAAGAGTCAGGTGAGCATCACTCTAAAGTCGTGGACAGAAACAAGGTGGGAGAGCAAAATCAAAAGCATCGAGCCCATGAGGTACCAGGGAGCTGCAGTGAGAGAGGCTTTAATAGAAGTGAGAGACAAGACCAAAGACCCAGTTATAAAGGCTGAGGCCCAGTCTTTGTCTGAAGAGGTAGGGTCGTACCGCTTCAACATCTGCACAGTCGTATGGCATGACATTCTATCTACAATAAAGCATGTCAGCAAACTCATGCAGTCTCCAAATATGCATGTGGACCTAGCTGTGAGTCTTTTGAAGAAGACTGAACAAAGTCTCCAGAGCTACAGGGCAAATGGCTTTGTGAATGCACAGATGGCAGCCAAAGAAATGTGCAAGGAAATGAATGTCGAGgctattttgaaacaaaaaagaataagatCCACAAAGTGCCAATTCTCGTATGAATCACACGATGAGCCTTTCAGTGACGCACTTAAAAAGTTGGAGGTTGAATTTTTCAATGTTGTTGTTGATGAAGCCTTGTCAGCCATCGCGGAGAGGTTTTCCACATTGGAAGTTGTACAaaacagatttggggttttgaccAATTTCCCAAGCCTTGGAGACGAGGAGCTGACGGAGCAATGCGAGGCACTAGGCAACATACTCCATTTTGAGAAGAACTGGGATTTGGACAGTAGAGAGCTTGTTCAGGAAATCAAGAACTTGCCTAACTTACCATCAACGACTCCAAGTCTCCTTGAGCTCATCTCTTTCATGTCTGATAAGGATCTATCAGAAATCTATCCGAACTTTTGGACTGCTCTCAGGATTGCACTCACCTTGCCAGTCACTGTGGCTCAAGCAGAGAGGAGcttttcaaaactaaaattgatcaAGTCGTACCTGAGGTCAACAATGTCACAGGAGCGACTCACTAACCTTGCCGTTGTTAGCATCAATCACTCAGTAGGGGAGCAGATATCATATGATGATGTTATTGACGAGTTTGCATCAAGAAAGGCTAGgaaggttaggttttag
- the LOC101173496 gene encoding protein BTG3: MIKEVKAGVDFLRRLAVARGKLEEAKAELFAEKLQKLLCDKYDDHWYPDCPSKGQAYRCIRINKGFPCDEVVLKACEESELTPSMLGLPPEITVWIDPMQVCARSGENSRPFTVACFDHNEENEDEDALNGEDPVNLDTSDYHSATSDCGSTASSDTEEEAKDGELDGEQNKEKQVKIKQDVEGNTYTITMVPNIRKWHEDGASRTRNFRKKIPANLQYVYHQTPVWPHYKKAAPVFLTTVYAPPAHPPPPQQVFGYYVLPQASPQFILPHAALPSWAAVKG, from the exons atgataaaagaggtGAAAGCTGGAGTCGACTTCCTGAGACGCCTGGCTGTGGCGCGAGGAAAACTGGAGGAAGCCAAAGCAGAGCTGTTTGCTGAGAAGCTACAAAAACTGTTATGTGACAAATATGATGACCACTGGTACCCCGACTGCCCCAGCAAAGGCCAAGCATACAG GTGCATTCGGATCAATAAGGGATTCCCCTGTGACGAGGTGGTCCTTAAGGCCTGTGAAGAGAGTGAACTCACACCCAGCATGCTGGGGCTTCCTCCTGAGATCACAGTGTGGATCGACCCAATGCAGGTCTGCGCGAG ATCTGGAGAGAACAGCAGACCTTTCACGGTAGCTTGTTTTGACCacaatgaggaaaatgaagacgagGACGCTTTGAACGGAGAAGACCCCGTGAATCTGGACACGTCAGATTATCATTCTGCAACGTCTGACTGTGGTTCCACTGCATCGAGcgacacagaggaggaggccaAAGATGGAGAGCTAGACGGCGAgcagaacaaagaaaagcaaGTCAAGATAAAGCAGGACGTGGAGGGGAACACCTACACAATAACGATGGTTCCCAACATACGAAAATGGCACGAAGACGGAGCAAGTAGAACTAGAAACTTTAGAAAGAAG ATTCCGGCTAACCTGCAGTACGTCTACCACCAAACACCCGTTTGGCCTCACTACAAGAAGGCTGCTCCCGTGTTCCTGACTACAGTGTACGCTCCTCCAGCACATCCACCTCCTCCCCAGCAGGTTTTTGGCTATTACGTCTTGCCACAAGCTTCACCTCAGTTCATCTTGCCGCATGCTGCTTTGCCGTCCTGGGCAGCTGTGAAAGGTTAG